Part of the Triticum urartu cultivar G1812 chromosome 2, Tu2.1, whole genome shotgun sequence genome, gccctggaggagtcctactcccaccgggagtaggattcctcccctttccaagtagtaggagtaggggacaaggaaaggaaaaagagaagagaaggaaggagggggcgccgcccctccccctagtccaattcgtactaggccttggggggcgcgcagcctctcctctctctttcccctaaagcccaataggGCCCATCTACTCCcaggcgaattcccgtaactctccggtactccgaaaaatacccgaatgacttggaaccttttcgatgtccgaatatagtcgtccaatatatcggtctttacgtctcgaccatttcgagactcctcgtcatgtccctgatctcatccgggactccgaactacctttggtacatcaaaacacataaactcataatataaccgtcatcgaactttaagcgtgcggaccctacgggttcgagaactatgtagacatgactgagacacgtctccggtcaataaccaatagcggaacctggatgctcatattggctcctacatattctacgaagatctttatcggtcaaaccgcataacaacatacgtagttccctttgtcatcggtatgttacttgcccgagattcgatcgtcggtatctcaatacctagttcaatctcgttaccggcaagtctctttactcgttccgtagtacatcatcccgcaactaactcattagttgcaatgcttgcaaggcttaagtgatgtgtattaccgagtgggcccagagatacctctccgacaaccggaatgacaaatcctaatctcgaaatacgccaacccaacaagtaccttcggagacacctgtagagcacctttataatcacccagttacgttgtgatgtttggtagcacacaaagtgttcctccgataaacggaagttgcataatctcatagtcataggaacatgtataagtcatgaagaaagcaatagcaacaaactaaacgatcaagtgctaagctaacggaatgggtcaagtcaatcacatcattctcctaatgatgtgatcccgttaatcaaatggcaactctttgtctatggctaggaaacataaccatctttgatcaacgagctagtcacgtagaggcatactagtgacactctgtttgtctatgtattcacacatgtatcatgtttccggttaatacaattctagcatgaataataaacatttatcatgatataaggaaataaataataactttattattgcctctagggcatatttccttcacgtaTGCTATTGtttcgagagagaagcctctaaTGAAAACTATGGCCCATAGATCTACTTTAGTCATACGTAGACAACCGAAGACCAGATCCAAGCGGATGCACAAAAGACAAACGTCGAACGAATCCTACGAGATCCGTAGGAGATACACCTCTACACGCCCTTCGACGATTCTAGAAGAACCGTCGGGACGGGACTAGGCGGGGAGGACCTTATTCCACATTCACCCATCTCGTCAGCACGGGTCGGGATCCACCATGTCTCCATAGGAGACGAGGCGGACTGACGGCAAGAGGCAGGGAAAACCCTATCTAAGGGCCTTGAGTCCTACGAGCGAATGGGTATTGGGTTGGATAGGGTGTGAGTCTCTGATAGCTGGGAAATTAAATTTCCTATGACTACACTTACAGTTCTTACTAGAGTTGGATCTGACTAATGCCCTCGTGTGTTGGATAGTGGAGAAGGGATGCCAAATAAATCTAGAATGTTAAGATTTGAGAAAGCTGGGTTGAAGGTTATTGCTAAGTGGCTAAAACAAGCCTGACTTCGTAAAACACTACTCACtttgtcccataatataagatgctATTACAATAGATTTTTTTTTGAGGGGGTGCTATTACAATAGATGATGAGCAAGCTAGAGTTGGGTTGGTGAGGCAATTTCTAAGAGGTTGAGGTGCAAATAGACCAGTGCATAGAAGGCCCGGCCCGAAGGCTCGAGCCCAAAAGCCCGGCATCCGGGCTGGGCTTGGGCTCCACTTTCTCGCCCAAGGCCCGGCTCGAAGGCCCGAAATAAGTCCGAAATGATCACAAATAGATATTTTATTTGAAATATAGGTCTAATATATTGATTTAATACCTTGAATATGATTAATTTAAATTTTAGACAACATTGTTCATGTGCTTTGGGCCGGGGCTGGCCAGGCTCAGGCTTGGGATTTTGACTTCGGGCTTTGTCAAGCACGACCCGAACCCGTCCAAGCCCGATCAGGTTTAGGTGGAAATACCAATTGTGAAATCATGAAAACCTTTTTTTTATAACGTGAAATCAAGGCTGGTACTGCGTATGTACAATTTCAAGTTTGGTTATTGACAAAAGTTGTAAATCGCacgcaaaaaaaaaaagagagacAGAAGTTGTAATTGTACACACGCAGTTTCCTCCATCGGCGGGCCCACAGCCAGCGTCGAATGGCGATAACAAACTGAGCGGCAGAGGCGGCCGTAGCCGCGAGCGAAAGCTTCTCTGTGTACAAATCGACTTCCATCGATGCCACTCGTCGGTAGCCCTCGCCACGGCCCGCCGCTGAAGCTCGCCGGCCGCGCCCAGCGCCGGCCTCCGCCCCGCGCCATTGCGCCCAAATGCGACATCTCCTCCCCTCCTCCGCGCCTAACCAGGAGAGCTGTTTCCGCCGCCTCCCTGCTCCTCACCGCCCTCCCTTTCCCCGCCTCGTCACCGCAACTCCCCGTGGCCTCCGCATCGGAAACGGAGGCAGAAGTCGGGGGAGGAGAAGGAGGCGCACCGGCGCTGGAGTTGGAGCGGTACACGGACCAGGACCAGGGGTTCACCCTCCTGAAGCCCGCCTCATGGCCCAAGGTACGAAGCTCTGTAGGATGCTTTGTGCGTTTCGACGCGTTTAGGTTTGTGGATTGGAGCTCTGAACTCTGTGGTGCCGTTGTGTAATTGGGGAAGGTGGAAAAGGCGGGCGCGACGGCGCTGTTTCAGCAAGAGGGGAAGGGGAGTAACAACATTGGGGTCGTCGTCAACCCTGTTCGCCTCTCCTCGCTGACGGATTTCGGCACACCGCAGTTCGTCGCGGACAGGCTTCTACAGGCAGAGAAGAAAAAGGTAAATGCCACAACACTCCCGTGGGCATTGCAATTTGCCAGCACCATGTTATATTTGCTACGTTTATTAATTTTACCATGTGTAGACATCCTACTTTACGCGGGCAACTTAGATGAACTCACATAGGATGTTCCTGGTTCATAACATTTCTCCACCTTATCTCTATGTGTTTATGGCAATTGCATCTAATGTGTCAACACAAATAGTTTATATTAAAGGTGAAAACTGAGCTCTTTCTGTTGTTGCTTATAATGAATGGTGATAAAGGTTAAGTGCCCACATTTTGGAAAAGTTCAGTGCTAGTATTGGCAGTTGGTTTGAAACCTTTCCATTGATTCAGGAAAGTACCAAATCCGCAGAGGTGATTTCTACCGGAGAGAGATCAGGTCGCGATGGCCTGACAGTATACGAAATCGAGTACTCATTGGATAGCACCAGGGGAGGGATGAAGCGGATCTTCTCGGCAGCGTTTGTTGCTTCTAGAAAGCTCTATCTGCTCAATGTAGCCTACTCTGATACTGAGGAGAAGCCCTTGGACAAGCAGACTAGACTTGTTTTGGAGGAAGTCCTTCATTCCTTTGATTCTGTATAGTTTCTTTCTCTTAACAAGAGATGTATCATGTGTGTCTCCCTGTCTTATTCCTACAAACTTCGACCCTAACATAAGCTTTTTTACATTGATTTGTAAAAAGAGTTATAAAAGGTTACAAATGTTCTTCTCCAACACAATTCGAAATGTTATTAGTTTCTTTCAGCATGCTGTACTATTATATGTTTTTAGTTTATCTAAGAATGCCACTTTACTTAGGAGCTGAAACTATGTTGTATAAAAGTCTACGGTTATTTGTTCCAGGGAACTTTATGCTTTCGCAGGTTGTGTCCACAGATCGTGTTTGGTTGGGTGCATATCCTTGCCCTCAGTTTCAGCATCCAGGTAATCCATCAATGAGTACCCTGCAACAATCAGTTACAGTAGAAACTTTAAGTTGTTAGAGATTGATAATACTTTAATAGTTTCTCACATGAAGCCTCATCTGCTAGAAATACATTATTTTCTGGTTAGCTCTTCACAACATGCTGGTCTTTTTTCGAACCATGCAGGGGAACTGCATGTGATTTcattagaagaagaagaattaCAGATGACCAAGACAAGCCATCCGAAGTGACCCAATTACACGGCAACAGCGCCAACCAGCAACATAACCAAGTAACACCACAGCAACAGCTAAACCAGAAGCTAACCTCGGCCTTCAGCTGGTTGATAACCTGAAGGATCGGAGTGTGCTTTTTTTCCAGTCTTGCAGAACTTCAGTTACCTGCATGATGTGTTTTACAGGAGGTAGCATAGTTCTACTGGTGTCTAGTGCCAGGACTGGGTTTCCTTCTTTGGTGTGCTCTCAAACTGTTTTTAGTCCTGCAAGGATACCATAAGTAACGTACTAACATAGTGATTTTACTTCAGTTAGGAACATTTTAGTGTTTGAATCAACATTATTTCAAGGGGTACAGAGAACTGAACTACCGACCTGAATCCAGTATCACATGCCTATGACGTTTCACGTTCTAACAAAACGTCCGTCAGAATGGGAACTGCTACAGTTGCCATGTGTGTTAGATAAAGACTTCATAATAGTGGACTAATACTGAAGCCCCATATTATTCTAACTTGCACAAGTTGGAAGATTGCAGAAGTCAATGCAGAATCAGATGATCAAGTTTAAACCGGTAAGAAGATGATGCAAATCAATAATTGTGTGTCTGATTGTTTACCGATCTACTGTTGCTTATGCTTTTTCGCTGACATCCACGGATGGGACATAAAAGTTGCATCCATATGCTCCTTTCCTTAAATACAGGAAAGTTCCGTGTATACAGAAGTAATTTCTGGAAAAGGGAGACCTGGTAGCAGTAGCACTATTGGGTTGATGACAATGTTCTTCTGGCTTCCGTTTGTTGCTTGTAAAAATATTTGTGTACGCAGCATGCATGACCAGATAGTCCTCACGTGAAATGATCGGACAGTCAGACTTAAAGGACCGTTGGAACAAGTCTTCTGTCATCTGATTGTTCATTTCTGATCTCTTAGACATGAGAGGTATGCTCTTTCTTCTCAGCAGAGTTCCTATTAGTCATAAACTTCAATTGCACTGCTACTTGACTGGTTCTTTGCAAAAATAGTACtctctctgttcctaaatataagcccttttagagatttcaatatggactacatacggagcaaaatgagtgaatctatactctaaaatatgtctatacatccgtatgtagtccatattaaaATATCTAAAAAGCCTTATAtttagaaatggagggagtaaaAGTAACGAGTCAAGTACTTCCTTTCCACCAATATTAATTATACAACTTCCTTCCTAATACACTATAAATTCTTTTAGTTCTGGATGCAACCAAAATATCTTGTAGTAAGTATATGATTGCAAGGAATTTTATTATCGGAAGGAGTAACTGGTTATATTTTCATTGCACATGCCCTGTTGAATGAGCAATAATTCAAATCAAGGTTTGTGACCAGAAACCTGCATGTCATAGCCTCATTGGTCATTATCCTTAATTGTGATAAATCTACTTCCCCCAAAAATGGATCTTTGGACTATCATATTCAGACCCTGACAAGCGGGTCAGACGCTGTAATATTCTTTATCAGAGGGAGATAATCACATGTGAATGTTTCCCAGCTGTGAAGTTGGGAAAAGGTCAAAAGAGGAAGACTTATCCTTTGCCTTCTCTTTTCAAAATGTTTACTTCCGTTGTCACTTTTGACGAAAAGATTGCATTAATAGGAGCTAACTTGTCCTGTAATCTTGCTGATATTATAACCTGGTTGGCACACTGCATGCCGACTGATTGGTGCACATGAATAGTGAGTTTTATAAGTTCTGCTTGCTCAAGTTGCAACTCAATTATGCATCCATGGTCACATAATTGTGTCAAGTGCAAGTTGGAACTGCATGAGGAATGGAAACCTGTACTATTTTAACTGATACGGGATTGCTTCTGATGTAGCAATTGCTTGCTGTTCTGATTCTCTGAACTGAAGTCAACGCATTATTTTCTTCCAGGGTGTGAATGGATTTGGAGACTTCCAGGCTGCAGAATGTGAACATGCCGGCATATTACCATTCATCAGCATTTCATGAAGTGAGGGCGACAACTGATCCTCTCTACAAATGGCTATTTATAATTTGTCTATTGCACGCTTCTGTCCGTTTGACTCGTTTACACCTGCGTATGCAATTACTGTTCAAGCTTCACTCTTCAGGTAATTTTCATTGTGAATCGCTCAGATAGTCATATGTGCACGCAGTTAAACACagatcagtttgtctaattcacatctagatgttttttAAGGATGTCACATCTAGCTCCCACAAATATATAATgcagcaacaagaaacaaaaaataaactaggacaaaaaaatagtccacaaacagagtggacatcagcttagatgtgacatagttatgtcacatcctatgtcacatctagatgtgttcTAAACAGATTTACATCACTAGTTAGGAATATCTGACGAATCAGTGGTGTATATAGAATATAAATGGTTCAGTCATTTGCTTCTCGGTCATTAGGCTATGATAAGGAGAATGAAATTTGACCTAGTAGGCTAGTATGCAGTGCACCCCTGATCTGTATGTGGATCAGGTTACCTAACATACTGGATTTTACCGAGCTGGATGGCACAAGACATAAGAGGGCGGGCATCTTGGCTGCTGCCTGGAAACATTCCGGGAAACATGACTCGGTCATTGTTCTTGACCCCTCTTGAGAGAGTATGTGTGTGTAACACTACTTGTTTTTCTTATACTTCCTTTGTTGACTTCCAGAGTGCTTGGTTTGACTTGGTGTAGTCTCTAAATTTCTTTTGTATATTTTGTTCATGGTTACAAAATCAGTTCCCACGAAGCCAACATCATCAATTACAGGGAACGGGGAAGAGAGAACTTCAGTGAGTCTTCAAGGACGAACTCCGGCATGCAAACCGGAGAATCGAAACTCAGTGAACAATTTTATCACAACTACTCTTCACTCTGTTGAATCATGAAGTATGTTTGAGCCTTACATAGATCGATCACCAGCGAGTCAGTTAGATTGCGTGCTAATATTTCTTGAAGTTTATGCTGCGTTTGGACTTTGGAGGCCAAAGTGAGTAGACCCGCCAAGTTTAAGAACAAATGTTATTCTCCAAGTCCAAGGAGAAGGAGAATCCTTGGGCTGAAAGAGACATGCCCGATTTCCTTTGCTTGCGTATCGATCACCTGGACCTTTCAAAGGCAACTTCTGGACGTTTCTGCAGAGAACAGATGGCTAGGTCTAAATGCGAAGTTGCAGACGACCAGACGCTGCATGCCAAAACGAGGGAGAAAAGTAGTAGAGTATTTGCCGGAGAGGAGTATAAAGATACTCGAGAGCAATCCAAAGGATGCGGCCGGTCAACAGAACGGAACTGGCTCCCCAGCTGGCCCACCCTGTTTGAATCTCATGACAAAGCAAAAGTGTCGGCCTCATGCCCTCATGGCTAATATTAGTACCTAATCGTGTATCAACTGATTAGTCAATGAGCTTGCTCTACTAAGCAAGTTAGCATCATGCACCAACCCAAAACTCCCCTTGAAGGAGAGCATCATGCGTGCGTGCACCcaagacccaacaaaaattctaAAATACTCCATAGAGGAGTACGTATGATGTTACAGAAAAATAGCAGATGATCTTACTTCTATTTTTTGGCTACTAGTCATGAATGAAGAAACTTATTTGTTCACGTGGAGTACATGAGACAGAAAGACAACTTATAACGCACATAGAGGAGAAAACACGGTCCTTCACATATTCATTCATTATTTTTGATTGGGTGTGGCTAGGTCTCAGTTGACAACTTAATCAAGTTTCAGTCAAGTGACATAACATGTACTCTccccgtttctaaatataagtctttgtagagattctagaagggactacatacgaagcaaaatgaatgaatatacactctaaaatatgtctatatacatcctaTGTAATTCTTattggaatctctagaaagacttatatttaggaacggagggggtaagaaaaaaatagaaaaattcAAAGATTTTATTTTGCATGGATCTCAATGTAAAATCTCATGTATATAGCATCGACTGAGACAaaagtctcagtcgactgagatttAGCAAGATTGTTTTCGATTTTGGTTTAAAAAAAAGCACAACtaacaaaaagaaaaagaacccTACTTTTTGTGGGGCAAGTGAAGATGTTGCCTGATCACATCCTTTTTCTAGGGAGATTGTTTGAACTGACAATAGCTTCCAAAGAGATGAATTGTGCACTGCAGCACCAAAACTAGGGATGGATGAAGGACATAGCTTGATGTTTGCCAATGATAGCAAATAACCCTAGCCACCACCCAAGATCTCctccatgttagagcatctccagccattGGCCCCCCCAGGAGGCATAAAAATCGCCgcctgggggcgagccggcggTAGAATCGGCTCTGGGGGCGGTTGGGCATCTACCCGTCGCCCCCAGGCGCCGATATCGGCCCATTCCTGGCCGCTTTTCAGCCCACTATCGGCGAAATATGGCCCGATATCGATGAGAAACGGCCCATATCCGGCGTGGTTCGGCATTGAATTCTCAACATAAATAATTTTTTTATcacatagttcatcacagaaaatcaaatagttcatcacagaaaatcaaagagagaagtgcatatttcaACCCTGAACTCTTGCCCTAGTCTATTTTACAACTCTGAACTTTAATACCGTCTAAATTATAACCCCCAAGTCTCAAAACCGGTCAGGATTCAACCCTCCCCTCCCTGATGACCGGTTTTGACCTGGGGTGACCAGTTTTGACTAGTCAACGGGTCCAATCAGCATGCCACGTCagatttttttcaaaatttcaagAAAAAGTAAATAAAAATCTATAAGATCAGggaaaaaaatataaaaaggcaaaattctgaaaaaattgtTCGCGAAAAAGCTAGGGAAAataaaaatgatttttttttctgGAATTTGAGTTTTTGGGTTTTTTCTGGATTTTTTTTGGaaattcatttttttattttccgTGTTTTTCGGAAATTGGATTTCTTATTTCTTTTCCTGGATTTTCTTTGATTTTACAGGTTGTTTCCTTGGCAATTTTGCATTTTTTGCTGATGTGGCATGCTGACTGGAcctgttgactggtcaaaaccggtcaaccaggtcaaaaccggtcaacagAGAGGGGAGGGTTGAATCCTGGCCGGTTTTGAGAGTTGGGGGTTGTAATTTAGATGGTATTGGAGTTCGGGGTTGTAAATTAGACTAGGACAAAAGTTGAGGGTtgaaatatgcacttctctcaaaatcaaatagttcaacaaaatagtgcaacaacaaatagttcaatacaaattatatagttcaacaaataaaaactcatatttcatcacacgtcgAGCTAGGCAGCGTCGCCCTTGATCCTCCATAGGTGCTCCACTAGATCCTGCTGaagttgatgatgcacctgtgggtctcgaatctcctgacgcatactaaggtaggcagtccaggttgccggtagctggtgatcaact contains:
- the LOC125538324 gene encoding psbP domain-containing protein 2, chloroplastic; translation: MPLVGSPRHGPPLKLAGRAQRRPPPRAIAPKCDISSPPPRLTRRAVSAASLLLTALPFPASSPQLPVASASETEAEVGGGEGGAPALELERYTDQDQGFTLLKPASWPKVEKAGATALFQQEGKGSNNIGVVVNPVRLSSLTDFGTPQFVADRLLQAEKKKESTKSAEVISTGERSGRDGLTVYEIEYSLDSTRGGMKRIFSAAFVASRKLYLLNVAYSDTEEKPLDKQTRLVLEEVLHSFDSV